From Pseudomonas sp. LS1212, the proteins below share one genomic window:
- the guaB gene encoding IMP dehydrogenase has protein sequence MLRISQEALTFDDILLVPGYSEVLPNEVSLKTRLTRGIELNIPLVSAAMDTVTEARLAIAMAQEGGIGIIHKNMTVEQQAAEVRKVKKFEAGVVKDPITIEADATVRDLFELTRQHNISGVPVLHDGDLVGIVTSRDVRFENRLDATVREVMTPKERLVTVREGANKNEVRELLHKHRLEKVLIVDGKFALKGMMTVKDIEKAKAYPLASKDDQGRLRVGAAVGTGKDTGERVSALVAAGVDVVVVDTAHGHSKGVIDRVRWVKENFPEVQVIGGNIATGAAAKALAEAGADAVKVGIGPGSICTTRIVAGVGVPQISAIANVAAALEGTGIPLIADGGIRFSGDLSKAIVAGASCVMIGSMFAGTEEAPGEIELFQGRSYKAYRGMGSLGAMSQAQGSSDRYFQDSSAGAEKLVPEGIEGRVPYKGSLAAIIHQLMGGLRSSMGYTGSADIEEMRTKPEFVRITGAGMAESHVHDVQITKEAPNYRVG, from the coding sequence ATGCTGCGTATCAGCCAAGAAGCCCTGACCTTCGACGACATTCTCCTAGTCCCCGGATATTCCGAGGTTCTACCTAACGAAGTCAGTCTCAAGACCCGTTTGACCCGTGGCATCGAGCTGAATATTCCGTTGGTTTCCGCCGCAATGGACACCGTAACTGAAGCCCGTCTGGCAATTGCCATGGCTCAGGAAGGCGGCATCGGCATTATTCACAAGAACATGACCGTCGAGCAGCAAGCTGCCGAAGTGCGCAAGGTCAAGAAGTTCGAAGCCGGCGTGGTCAAGGACCCGATCACCATCGAGGCCGATGCCACGGTGCGCGATCTGTTCGAACTGACCCGTCAACACAACATTTCCGGTGTTCCGGTGCTGCATGATGGCGACCTGGTCGGCATCGTGACGTCCCGTGACGTGCGCTTTGAAAACCGTCTGGATGCCACCGTTCGCGAAGTGATGACGCCTAAAGAGCGCCTGGTCACCGTACGCGAAGGCGCCAACAAGAACGAAGTGCGCGAGCTGCTGCACAAGCACCGCCTGGAAAAAGTCCTGATCGTCGACGGCAAGTTCGCGCTCAAGGGCATGATGACCGTCAAGGACATCGAAAAAGCCAAGGCCTACCCGCTGGCCAGCAAGGATGACCAGGGTCGTCTGCGTGTCGGCGCTGCGGTCGGTACCGGTAAAGACACCGGCGAGCGTGTTTCCGCACTGGTGGCTGCTGGCGTCGACGTGGTTGTCGTCGATACCGCCCACGGCCACTCTAAGGGCGTGATCGATCGCGTTCGCTGGGTTAAAGAGAACTTCCCTGAAGTGCAGGTCATCGGCGGCAACATCGCCACCGGCGCTGCCGCCAAGGCGCTGGCCGAAGCGGGCGCCGATGCGGTCAAGGTCGGTATCGGCCCTGGCTCGATCTGCACCACCCGTATCGTCGCCGGTGTCGGCGTACCGCAAATCAGCGCCATCGCCAACGTTGCCGCCGCCCTTGAAGGCACCGGCATCCCGTTGATCGCCGACGGCGGCATCCGCTTCTCCGGTGACCTGTCCAAGGCCATCGTGGCCGGTGCCTCCTGCGTGATGATAGGCTCGATGTTCGCCGGTACCGAAGAAGCGCCGGGCGAAATCGAACTGTTCCAGGGTCGCTCCTACAAGGCCTATCGCGGCATGGGCTCGCTGGGTGCAATGTCCCAGGCCCAGGGTTCTTCGGACCGTTACTTCCAGGACTCTTCGGCAGGCGCCGAGAAGCTTGTTCCCGAAGGTATCGAAGGCCGTGTGCCGTACAAGGGCTCTCTGGCCGCGATCATCCACCAACTGATGGGTGGCCTGCGTTCCTCGATGGGTTATACCGGCAGCGCCGATATCGAAGAAATGCGCACCAAGCCTGAATTCGTCCGCATCACCGGTGCCGGCATGGCTGAATCCCACGTCCACGACGTGCAGATCACCAAGGAAGCGCCAAACTACCGCGTAGGTTGA
- a CDS encoding peptidoglycan DD-metalloendopeptidase family protein has product MPHFFAPLVLLCLLFTTQVNANSYITRMLNQPVPGGVAVIDLGPAESAPQARFEGKPVMVVKEQNNWLAIVGLPLTLKPGPAQLTTGTRTLNFSVGMKAYPEQRITLKNQRQVNPNPADLKRFDRELAEQLQAYRSFSPGTPSNLLLDKPVNGPLSSRFGVRRFFNGEERNPHAGLDFAVPAGTPIKTPAAGKVILIGDYFFNGNTVFVDHGQGFISMFCHMSKIDVKVGQGLARGGVVGRVGSTGRATGPHMHWNVSLNDARVDPAIFIGAFQP; this is encoded by the coding sequence ATGCCGCATTTCTTTGCTCCGCTGGTGCTGCTGTGCCTGCTCTTTACTACCCAGGTCAATGCCAACAGTTACATCACCCGCATGCTCAACCAGCCCGTACCGGGCGGTGTCGCAGTGATCGACCTGGGCCCTGCAGAAAGCGCGCCACAAGCCCGCTTCGAGGGCAAACCGGTAATGGTGGTCAAGGAGCAGAACAACTGGCTGGCCATCGTCGGCCTGCCACTGACGCTCAAGCCTGGGCCTGCGCAACTCACCACCGGCACCCGCACCCTGAACTTCTCGGTGGGCATGAAGGCCTACCCGGAACAGCGCATCACCCTGAAAAACCAGCGCCAGGTCAACCCGAATCCAGCCGACCTGAAACGCTTCGACCGCGAACTGGCCGAACAACTGCAGGCCTACCGCAGCTTCAGCCCGGGCACCCCGAGCAACCTGTTGCTGGACAAACCGGTCAATGGCCCGCTTTCCAGCCGTTTCGGTGTACGCCGTTTCTTCAACGGTGAAGAACGCAATCCTCACGCAGGCCTGGACTTCGCCGTACCCGCCGGAACCCCAATCAAGACCCCAGCCGCCGGCAAGGTGATCCTCATCGGTGACTACTTCTTCAACGGCAACACCGTGTTCGTCGACCATGGCCAAGGCTTCATCAGCATGTTCTGCCATATGTCGAAGATTGATGTGAAGGTCGGCCAGGGCCTGGCTCGTGGCGGGGTCGTTGGTCGCGTGGGCTCGACCGGGAGGGCGACCGGGCCGCATATGCACTGGAATGTCAGCCTGAACGATGCGCGGGTGGATCCGGCGATTTTCATTGGCGCGTTCCAGCCGTAA
- the tnpC gene encoding IS66 family transposase, with protein MISLPDDLPDDPVLLKQLLLEALSRQEEVAQAYQTHIVDLKEQIKLLRDRLFGRKSEQTVEPNTPQLALFNEPESEPMPLVDDPDEEAVSPTPRRGKRKPLSADLPRIEVIHELPEHELTCACGCRKHVISEDTSEQLDIVPMQIRVIKHIRKVYGCRGCETAPVTADKPAQLIEKSMASPSVLAMLLTTKYVDGLPLHRFETVLSRHGIDIPRQTLARWVIQCSEHFQPLLNLMRDRLLESPVIHCDETRVQVLKEPDRDPTSQSWMWVQASGPPDRKVVLFDYTSSRAQDVPLRLLESYRGYVMTDDYAGYNALALQPGVERLACMAHARRKFVDAQKVQPKGKTGRADIALAMINKLYGIERELKDVSDEQRFISRQEKSLPILAQLKSWLDKTHPQVTAQSALGKAVHYLANNWSRLERYVEAGYLPIDNNAAERAIKPFVIGRKAWLFSDTPKGATASAQIYSLVETAKINGQEPYTWLRHVLERLPHASSVEDYEALLPWSCSPEMPR; from the coding sequence ATGATTTCCCTACCCGACGACCTTCCTGATGATCCTGTTTTGCTCAAGCAACTGCTGCTTGAGGCACTCAGCCGCCAGGAAGAAGTGGCCCAGGCTTATCAGACTCACATCGTCGACCTGAAGGAACAGATCAAGTTGCTGCGCGACCGCTTGTTCGGGCGCAAATCCGAACAGACCGTTGAGCCCAACACGCCGCAACTGGCGCTGTTCAACGAGCCGGAAAGCGAGCCGATGCCGCTCGTTGATGACCCTGACGAAGAAGCCGTTTCGCCGACGCCGCGCCGTGGCAAACGCAAGCCGTTGTCGGCTGATCTGCCGCGTATCGAAGTTATTCATGAACTGCCCGAACACGAACTGACCTGTGCCTGCGGTTGCCGCAAGCATGTGATCAGCGAAGACACCAGCGAACAGCTGGATATCGTGCCGATGCAGATCCGGGTCATCAAACATATCCGCAAGGTCTACGGTTGCCGTGGTTGCGAAACCGCACCGGTCACCGCCGACAAACCCGCTCAGTTGATCGAGAAGAGCATGGCCAGCCCGAGCGTGCTGGCCATGCTGCTGACCACCAAGTATGTCGACGGCTTGCCGCTGCATCGGTTTGAAACGGTGCTTAGCCGGCATGGCATTGATATCCCGCGCCAGACCCTGGCGCGCTGGGTGATCCAGTGCAGCGAACACTTCCAGCCGTTGCTGAACTTGATGCGCGACCGATTACTGGAAAGTCCGGTGATCCACTGCGATGAAACCCGCGTCCAGGTGTTGAAAGAGCCGGATCGAGATCCGACCAGCCAATCCTGGATGTGGGTACAAGCCAGCGGCCCGCCCGATCGAAAAGTGGTGTTGTTTGATTACACCTCCAGCCGTGCGCAGGACGTGCCGTTGCGTCTGCTGGAAAGTTATCGCGGCTATGTCATGACCGATGATTACGCCGGCTATAACGCCTTGGCGTTGCAACCGGGCGTCGAACGGTTGGCGTGCATGGCGCATGCGCGACGCAAGTTTGTGGACGCGCAAAAAGTGCAGCCCAAGGGCAAGACGGGACGTGCGGATATCGCACTGGCAATGATCAACAAACTGTACGGCATTGAGCGTGAACTTAAGGACGTCAGTGACGAACAGCGGTTTATCAGTCGCCAGGAAAAGAGCCTGCCGATCCTCGCCCAACTGAAAAGCTGGCTGGATAAAACCCATCCGCAGGTCACCGCACAAAGTGCGCTGGGCAAGGCCGTGCATTATCTGGCAAACAACTGGAGCCGACTGGAGCGCTATGTCGAGGCCGGTTATTTACCCATCGACAACAATGCGGCCGAAAGAGCAATCAAGCCGTTTGTCATCGGCCGCAAGGCTTGGCTGTTCAGCGATACGCCCAAGGGGGCCACGGCCAGTGCGCAGATCTATAGCCTGGTCGAAACCGCCAAGATCAACGGCCAGGAACCCTATACGTGGCTACGCCACGTACTGGAGCGGTTGCCGCATGCTTCGTCGGTCGAAGACTATGAAGCCTTGCTGCCGTGGAGTTGCTCGCCAGAGATGCCACGGTAA
- a CDS encoding sugar ABC transporter ATPase has product MITQSIIVPKISTLPVHEPRARAILRWLVRKDIVQEQLTTCGRTGNRMAHAIAPGARNVVLKPDLLPFDQPINGLEVVTKRCIYTPQQGFLEEAGCPECRREIGEALFDSLEEWMPGQTDNFTCPECGHEDDINGFLFLQPCGFSNLGFIFNNWAPAGFKQEFLYEFADWLDQPVANVRVELQGK; this is encoded by the coding sequence ATGATCACCCAAAGCATTATCGTCCCGAAAATCTCCACCTTGCCCGTTCACGAACCACGGGCGCGGGCGATCCTGCGTTGGCTGGTCCGCAAGGACATCGTTCAGGAGCAACTGACCACCTGCGGCCGCACCGGCAACCGCATGGCCCACGCCATCGCCCCGGGTGCACGCAACGTAGTGCTCAAGCCGGATCTGCTCCCGTTCGATCAGCCGATCAACGGCCTGGAAGTCGTTACCAAGCGCTGCATCTATACTCCCCAGCAGGGCTTTCTCGAAGAGGCCGGCTGCCCGGAGTGCCGCCGGGAAATCGGCGAAGCGCTGTTCGACAGCCTGGAAGAATGGATGCCGGGTCAGACCGATAACTTCACTTGCCCCGAGTGCGGGCATGAAGACGACATCAACGGCTTTCTATTCCTGCAGCCCTGCGGGTTTTCCAACCTGGGGTTTATCTTCAATAACTGGGCGCCGGCAGGGTTCAAGCAGGAATTTCTCTACGAATTCGCCGATTGGCTCGACCAACCGGTAGCCAATGTAAGGGTCGAGTTGCAAGGCAAGTGA
- the xseA gene encoding exodeoxyribonuclease VII large subunit encodes MIKDPFQRLGLDREVLTVSQLNNRARVLLEDVFSSIWVEGEISNLARPASGHVYFTLKDSGAQVRCALFRQNAARVRQALKDGLAVKVRGKVSLFEGRGDYQLILDTVEPAGDGALRLAFDALKEKLGAEGLFSAERKVPLPAHPQRIGIVSSPTGAVIRDIISVFRRRAPQVELTLIPTAVQGREAIGQIVRALKLADAHGFDAIILARGGGSLEDLWCFNEEAVARAVDACVTPIVSAVGHETDVSICDFVADVRAPTPSAAAELLAPDSSDLQRRIESLQRRLLLRMQNRLMHDRLRLDGLARRLRHPGERLRQQAQRLDDLDMRLRRAFEQRLNTRRERLARLDTRLAAQHPGRTLALLKQRIDTLAERLPRAMRESLKARRLQLQTQVQTLQVVSPLATLARGYSILLDERGQAVRRADQTHTGQRLTARLGEGELQVRVEDNHLTPVTLSLLD; translated from the coding sequence ATGATTAAAGATCCTTTCCAACGCCTCGGTCTCGACCGCGAAGTCCTCACCGTCAGCCAGCTCAACAACCGCGCCCGGGTCCTGCTCGAGGACGTGTTCAGCAGCATCTGGGTCGAGGGCGAGATTTCCAACCTGGCCCGCCCGGCCTCCGGCCATGTCTACTTCACCCTCAAGGACAGCGGCGCCCAGGTGCGCTGTGCCCTGTTCCGGCAGAACGCAGCGCGGGTACGCCAGGCGCTGAAGGATGGCCTGGCGGTGAAAGTGCGCGGCAAAGTCTCGCTGTTCGAGGGCCGCGGCGACTATCAACTGATTCTCGACACTGTCGAGCCGGCCGGCGACGGTGCCCTGCGCCTGGCCTTCGATGCCCTGAAGGAAAAGCTCGGCGCCGAAGGCCTGTTCAGTGCCGAGCGCAAGGTCCCGTTGCCGGCCCACCCGCAGCGTATCGGCATTGTCAGTTCTCCGACCGGGGCGGTCATCCGCGACATCATCAGCGTGTTCCGTCGGCGTGCGCCGCAGGTCGAACTGACGCTGATCCCGACCGCCGTCCAGGGCCGCGAGGCCATCGGGCAGATTGTCCGCGCCCTGAAACTGGCCGATGCGCACGGCTTCGACGCAATAATCCTGGCCCGTGGCGGCGGTTCGCTGGAAGACCTCTGGTGCTTCAACGAAGAAGCCGTGGCCCGTGCCGTGGATGCCTGCGTCACGCCGATCGTCAGTGCGGTCGGGCATGAAACCGACGTGTCGATCTGCGATTTCGTCGCCGACGTACGCGCGCCAACGCCTTCGGCTGCCGCCGAATTGCTGGCGCCGGACTCCAGCGACCTGCAACGGCGAATAGAAAGCCTGCAACGGCGCCTGTTGCTGCGCATGCAAAACCGCCTGATGCACGACCGCCTGCGCCTGGACGGCCTGGCCCGGCGCCTGCGCCATCCCGGCGAACGCTTGCGCCAGCAGGCCCAGCGCCTGGATGACCTGGACATGCGCCTGCGCCGCGCCTTCGAGCAACGGCTCAATACCCGTCGCGAACGCCTGGCCCGTCTCGATACCCGCCTGGCCGCACAGCATCCGGGGCGCACCCTGGCGCTGCTCAAACAGCGGATCGACACACTCGCCGAACGCCTGCCCCGGGCCATGCGCGAAAGCCTCAAGGCTCGCCGCCTGCAATTGCAGACCCAGGTCCAGACCCTACAAGTGGTCAGCCCGCTGGCGACTCTGGCTCGTGGCTACAGCATCCTGCTCGACGAGCGCGGCCAGGCCGTCCGCCGCGCCGACCAGACCCATACCGGCCAGCGCCTGACCGCGCGTCTCGGTGAAGGCGAGCTGCAGGTCCGCGTCGAAGACAACCACCTGACCCCGGTCACGCTTTCTTTACTGGACTGA
- the leuA gene encoding 2-isopropylmalate synthase: MTMLKDPSKKYRAFPTIDLPDRTWPSKAITVAPIWCSSDLRDGNQSLIEPMDAAKKLRFWKTLVSVGVKEIEASFPSASQTDFDFVRSLIEGGHIPDDTTIQVLTQAREDLIARTFESLRGAKKAIVHLYNATSPSFRRIVFNQDKEGVKEIAVNAAKLFVKYAAQQPETQWTFQYSPETFSATELEFAKEVCDAVIEVWNPTPEHKIILNLPATVEVSMPNVYADQIEWFGRNVSRRDSVIISLHTHNDRGTGVAATELGLLAGADRVEGCLFGNGERTGNVDLVTLALNLYTQGVDPELDFSDIDGVRKVVEECNQIPVHPRHPYVGDLVHTAFSGSHQDAIRKGFAKQKDDALWEVPYLPIDPADIGRSYEAVIRVNSQSGKGGITYLLEQEYGISLPRRMQIEFSQVVQGETDRLGLEMTAQQIHSLLNREYLQANLPYALVSHRLQEENGHSSVEVEVNSDGETVHWRGKGNGALEALVAGLPIAVEIMDYNEHAIGSGTNAKAAAYIELRVAGERPVHGVGIDENITTASFKALFSALNRSLSQQEAKAA, translated from the coding sequence ATGACCATGCTCAAAGATCCATCGAAGAAGTACCGCGCGTTCCCGACCATCGATCTGCCTGACCGTACCTGGCCGTCCAAGGCCATTACCGTCGCGCCGATCTGGTGCAGCTCGGACCTGCGTGACGGCAACCAATCGCTGATCGAGCCCATGGATGCCGCCAAGAAGCTGCGCTTCTGGAAGACCCTGGTCAGTGTCGGCGTCAAGGAGATCGAAGCCTCCTTCCCGTCCGCCTCGCAGACCGACTTCGACTTCGTTCGCAGCTTGATCGAAGGTGGCCACATCCCGGACGACACCACCATCCAGGTGCTGACCCAGGCGCGTGAAGACCTGATCGCGCGGACGTTCGAATCCCTGCGCGGCGCGAAAAAGGCCATCGTGCACCTGTATAACGCGACCAGCCCCTCGTTCCGCCGTATTGTCTTCAACCAGGACAAGGAAGGCGTGAAAGAGATTGCCGTGAACGCCGCCAAGCTGTTCGTCAAATACGCCGCCCAGCAGCCGGAAACCCAGTGGACCTTCCAGTACTCGCCGGAAACCTTCAGCGCCACGGAGCTCGAGTTCGCCAAGGAAGTCTGCGATGCGGTGATCGAGGTCTGGAACCCGACGCCTGAACACAAGATCATTCTCAACCTGCCAGCCACCGTCGAAGTTTCGATGCCGAACGTCTACGCCGACCAGATCGAATGGTTCGGCCGCAATGTTTCTCGCCGCGACAGCGTGATCATCAGCCTGCACACCCACAACGACCGTGGCACCGGCGTTGCCGCCACCGAGCTGGGCCTGCTGGCCGGCGCCGACCGCGTCGAAGGCTGCCTGTTCGGCAACGGTGAGCGTACCGGTAACGTCGACCTGGTCACCCTGGCCCTGAACCTCTACACCCAAGGTGTCGACCCGGAGCTGGATTTCTCCGACATCGACGGCGTGCGCAAGGTGGTCGAAGAGTGCAACCAGATTCCGGTGCACCCGCGTCACCCGTATGTCGGCGACCTGGTTCACACTGCGTTCTCCGGCTCGCACCAGGACGCGATCCGCAAGGGCTTCGCCAAGCAGAAGGACGACGCCCTGTGGGAAGTCCCTTACCTGCCGATCGACCCGGCCGACATCGGCCGCAGCTACGAGGCGGTGATCCGCGTCAACAGCCAGTCCGGCAAGGGCGGTATTACTTACCTGCTCGAACAGGAATATGGCATCAGCCTGCCACGCCGCATGCAGATCGAGTTCAGCCAGGTAGTCCAGGGTGAAACCGACCGCCTGGGCCTGGAGATGACCGCACAGCAGATCCACAGCCTGCTCAACCGCGAATACCTGCAAGCCAACCTGCCCTACGCGCTGGTCAGCCACCGCCTGCAGGAAGAGAACGGCCACAGCAGCGTCGAAGTCGAAGTCAACAGCGACGGCGAAACCGTGCACTGGCGTGGCAAGGGCAATGGCGCCCTGGAAGCTCTGGTGGCTGGCCTGCCGATTGCCGTTGAGATCATGGACTACAACGAACACGCCATCGGTTCCGGGACCAACGCCAAAGCTGCGGCCTACATCGAGCTGCGCGTGGCCGGCGAGCGTCCGGTGCATGGCGTGGGCATCGATGAAAACATCACCACGGCCAGCTTCAAGGCACTGTTCAGTGCGCTGAACCGCTCGTTGAGCCAACAGGAAGCGAAGGCGGCTTAA
- a CDS encoding pyridoxal phosphate-dependent aminotransferase → MISSKLPNVGTTIFTRMSALAHETGALNLSQGFPDFAAPQALCDAVGRHIAAGHNQYSPMAGLPALREQVAAKIARSYGVSVNVDTEVTITPGATEAIFCAIQAVINAGDEVIVFDPAYDSYEPSVELAGGRCVHVQLSANDFAIDWQKLEDALSPRTRMIILNTPHNPSGALISRAELDQLAQLIADRDIYLISDEVYEHLVYDGVPHVSVLAHEALYQRAFVVSSFGKTYHVTGWKTGYVVAPPALTAELRKVHQYVNFCGVTPLQWALADFMAAHPEHVEELPAFYQAKRDLFCDLLVPSRFTFSRVPGTYFQLVDYSAIRPDLNDVDMSLWLTREHGVATIPISVFYQQPVAEQRLVRLCFAKREETLRQAAEKLCGI, encoded by the coding sequence ATGATCAGCAGTAAGTTGCCGAATGTCGGCACGACCATTTTCACCCGCATGTCTGCGCTGGCCCATGAAACCGGTGCGCTAAATCTGTCCCAGGGCTTTCCTGATTTCGCCGCGCCCCAGGCATTGTGTGACGCGGTCGGGCGACACATCGCCGCCGGTCACAACCAGTATTCACCCATGGCCGGCTTGCCTGCCCTGCGCGAGCAGGTCGCGGCTAAGATCGCCCGCAGCTATGGTGTAAGCGTCAATGTCGATACCGAGGTAACTATCACCCCGGGCGCGACCGAGGCGATCTTCTGCGCCATTCAGGCGGTGATCAATGCCGGCGATGAAGTCATCGTCTTCGACCCGGCCTACGACAGCTACGAGCCCTCGGTGGAGCTGGCCGGCGGTCGCTGCGTGCACGTGCAATTGAGCGCCAACGACTTCGCCATCGACTGGCAGAAGCTCGAAGACGCGCTGAGCCCGCGCACCCGCATGATCATCCTCAACACTCCGCACAACCCCAGCGGCGCGCTGATCAGCCGTGCCGAGCTGGATCAGCTGGCGCAACTGATCGCCGATCGCGATATCTACCTGATCAGCGACGAAGTCTACGAACACCTGGTCTACGACGGCGTGCCGCATGTCAGCGTGCTGGCCCATGAAGCGCTGTACCAGCGTGCTTTCGTGGTGAGCTCGTTCGGCAAGACCTACCATGTCACCGGCTGGAAAACCGGCTATGTCGTCGCACCGCCGGCCCTCACCGCAGAACTGCGCAAGGTGCACCAGTACGTCAATTTCTGTGGCGTTACGCCGCTGCAGTGGGCATTGGCGGACTTCATGGCGGCTCACCCGGAGCATGTCGAGGAGTTGCCGGCCTTCTATCAGGCCAAGCGCGACCTGTTCTGCGACCTGCTGGTGCCTTCGCGCTTCACCTTCAGCCGCGTGCCCGGAACCTACTTCCAGCTGGTCGATTACTCGGCGATTCGCCCGGACCTCAATGACGTCGACATGTCGTTGTGGCTGACCCGCGAGCACGGGGTGGCGACCATTCCGATTTCGGTCTTTTATCAGCAACCAGTCGCCGAACAGCGCCTGGTGCGCCTGTGTTTCGCCAAACGCGAGGAGACGCTGCGTCAGGCAGCGGAAAAACTATGCGGGATTTGA
- a CDS encoding amidohydrolase, whose protein sequence is MRDLSGLPNLNVALVQTTLAWHDRLTNLDHFEPLIEQARGADLIILPEMFTTGFSMESESLAEPENGPTSKWLRAQAKKLDAVVTGSIIIQAADGSHRNRLLWARPDGELLHYDKRHLFRMAGEHKHYTPGERQVQFEHKGWRIRPLICYDLRFPVWSRDAQDTDLLIYTANWPGARRMHWNRLLPARAIENLCYVAAVNRVGIDGKGFAYAGDSQVLDFQGESLLSAGEADGVFQVSLSSAELAAYRTRFPANLDADAFELH, encoded by the coding sequence ATGCGGGATTTGAGTGGCTTGCCCAACCTGAACGTGGCCCTGGTCCAGACCACCCTGGCATGGCATGACCGGTTGACCAACCTCGACCATTTCGAGCCGCTGATCGAGCAGGCTCGCGGGGCTGATCTGATTATCCTGCCGGAAATGTTCACCACCGGTTTTTCCATGGAGTCTGAAAGCCTGGCAGAGCCGGAGAACGGCCCGACCTCCAAATGGCTGCGGGCCCAGGCCAAAAAGCTCGACGCCGTCGTCACCGGCAGCATCATCATCCAGGCCGCCGATGGCAGCCACCGCAATCGCCTGCTCTGGGCGCGGCCCGATGGTGAATTACTGCATTACGACAAGCGCCATCTGTTTCGCATGGCCGGTGAGCACAAGCACTACACCCCGGGCGAGCGTCAGGTGCAGTTCGAGCACAAGGGCTGGCGGATCCGCCCGCTGATCTGCTACGACCTGCGTTTTCCGGTGTGGAGCCGGGATGCCCAGGACACCGACCTGCTGATCTACACCGCCAACTGGCCGGGTGCTCGTCGTATGCATTGGAACCGCTTGCTGCCGGCGCGGGCCATCGAGAACCTGTGCTATGTGGCAGCGGTGAACCGGGTCGGGATCGACGGCAAGGGCTTTGCCTATGCCGGCGACAGCCAGGTATTGGACTTCCAGGGAGAAAGCCTGCTCAGTGCCGGGGAGGCCGATGGGGTGTTCCAGGTGAGCCTGAGTTCGGCGGAGCTGGCGGCATATCGGACGCGGTTTCCGGCGAACCTGGATGCGGATGCCTTTGAGTTGCATTGA
- the tnpB gene encoding IS66 family insertion sequence element accessory protein TnpB (TnpB, as the term is used for proteins encoded by IS66 family insertion elements, is considered an accessory protein, since TnpC, encoded by a neighboring gene, is a DDE family transposase.), with amino-acid sequence MMRPDAKVEKVYLYPKPVDFRKSIDGLAALVELDIKVAVFDPVLFVFLNKSRNRVKILYWERNGFCLWLKRLESERFKASPDVSDEAIVLTVQELNWLLDGFDLWRNRPHQVLTPRYVA; translated from the coding sequence ATGATGCGACCCGACGCCAAAGTCGAAAAAGTCTATCTCTACCCCAAACCCGTGGACTTTCGAAAATCCATTGATGGCCTCGCCGCGCTGGTCGAGCTGGATATAAAAGTGGCGGTGTTCGATCCGGTGCTGTTTGTCTTCCTCAACAAATCCCGGAACCGCGTGAAGATCTTGTACTGGGAGCGCAACGGCTTCTGCCTTTGGCTCAAGCGGCTGGAGTCCGAGCGCTTTAAAGCATCACCCGATGTCAGCGATGAGGCGATTGTGCTGACGGTTCAGGAACTCAACTGGTTACTCGACGGTTTTGATCTTTGGCGTAACCGTCCTCATCAGGTTTTGACCCCGCGCTACGTCGCTTGA